One window of Ignavibacteriota bacterium genomic DNA carries:
- a CDS encoding deoxyribonuclease IV — protein sequence MQRKPLLGTHVSVAGGLHTAFERATRVGCATMQIFVKNANTWNQRSLTDADIASYKTAAAGANVSPVIAHAAYLINLCAIAPETLKKSIAGYEDELRRCEAIGVMGLVVHPGAHMGKGEEAGVKAIAESLNIIHAQTPGFTTFSLLEVTAGQGTTIGYKLEHLRDIIAGLDEPQRAGICLDTCHAFAAGYDLRNDEGWASLMHDIASTVGLDKLKAIHVNDSEKGLGSKRDRHEHIGKGEIGLEGFRFLMNDPRLAAVPKILETDKSEDLHEDIENMEALRSLIRSTPA from the coding sequence ATGCAAAGAAAACCTCTCCTCGGCACCCATGTCTCCGTCGCCGGCGGCCTTCATACCGCCTTCGAACGGGCCACGCGCGTCGGCTGCGCAACGATGCAGATCTTCGTCAAGAACGCCAATACCTGGAACCAGCGTTCTCTGACGGATGCCGATATCGCAAGCTACAAAACCGCCGCTGCAGGCGCAAACGTCTCGCCGGTGATCGCCCACGCGGCCTATCTCATCAACCTCTGTGCCATCGCCCCGGAAACCCTGAAGAAGTCCATCGCAGGGTACGAAGATGAACTCCGCCGCTGCGAAGCCATCGGGGTCATGGGACTGGTCGTCCACCCGGGCGCTCATATGGGCAAGGGCGAGGAGGCAGGAGTCAAGGCGATCGCGGAGTCATTGAACATCATCCATGCCCAGACGCCCGGATTCACGACGTTCTCCCTGCTGGAGGTGACGGCCGGACAGGGGACGACGATCGGCTACAAGCTGGAGCACCTGCGCGACATCATCGCCGGGCTGGATGAACCGCAACGCGCGGGCATCTGCCTCGATACGTGTCACGCCTTTGCCGCCGGCTACGACCTGCGCAACGATGAGGGCTGGGCCTCGCTGATGCACGACATCGCGTCGACCGTGGGACTCGACAAGCTGAAGGCGATCCACGTGAACGATTCCGAAAAGGGATTGGGCTCGAAGCGCGACAGGCATGAGCACATCGGCAAGGGCGAGATCGGGCTGGAAGGGTTCCGCTTCCTGATGAACGATCCGCGCCTCGCCGCGGTCCCGAAGATCCTCGAGACCGACAAGAGCGAGGACCTGCACGAAGATATCGAGAATATGGAAGCGTTACGTTCATTGATCCGGAGTACGCCCGCATGA
- a CDS encoding SPFH domain-containing protein, which produces MQTIVEKTAKKLNGYVMLFFILSLTVFNIYWLVVMIQLKQPGMLIGFIPSVLVNLIALSGFFIVQPNEARVLVMFGKYVGSVRDAGFFFANPFVTKKHVSLRIHNFNSERIKVNDLHGNPIEIGAVVVYRVVDSARALFDVENYEQFVAIQSETAIRALASEYAYDSHEDDKASLRGNPTEIAEALTKQVQSRLQVAGVEIIEARISHLAYAQEIAQTMLRRQQAQAIIAARKKIVEGAVGMVQDALRMLSEQHIVTLDEDKKATMVNNLMVALVSDHEVQPVINTGTLYQ; this is translated from the coding sequence ATGCAGACCATCGTCGAAAAAACCGCAAAAAAACTGAACGGCTATGTGATGCTGTTCTTCATCCTCTCATTGACCGTTTTCAACATCTACTGGCTGGTAGTGATGATCCAGTTGAAACAGCCTGGGATGCTCATTGGCTTCATCCCGTCAGTTCTGGTGAATCTCATCGCCCTCAGCGGCTTCTTCATTGTGCAGCCGAACGAAGCACGCGTCCTGGTGATGTTCGGCAAGTATGTGGGATCGGTCCGCGATGCGGGATTCTTCTTCGCGAATCCTTTCGTGACGAAGAAGCACGTCTCCCTGCGCATCCACAACTTCAACAGCGAGCGGATCAAAGTGAACGACCTTCATGGCAATCCGATCGAGATCGGCGCCGTGGTCGTCTACCGCGTCGTGGATTCCGCCCGCGCACTGTTCGATGTCGAGAACTACGAGCAGTTCGTGGCGATCCAGAGCGAAACGGCGATACGCGCACTGGCCTCGGAATACGCGTACGACTCCCACGAGGATGACAAGGCGTCGCTGCGCGGCAACCCGACGGAGATCGCCGAAGCGTTGACGAAACAGGTGCAGTCACGATTGCAGGTGGCAGGGGTGGAGATCATCGAAGCCCGGATCAGCCATCTTGCCTATGCGCAGGAGATCGCGCAGACCATGCTCCGCCGTCAGCAGGCACAGGCGATCATCGCAGCGCGGAAGAAGATCGTGGAAGGTGCCGTGGGCATGGTGCAGGATGCGCTCCGGATGCTTTCCGAACAACACATCGTGACCCTGGATGAGGACAAGAAAGCCACCATGGTGAACAACCTGATGGTCGCCCTCGTCTCCGACCACGAAGTGCAGCCCGTCATCAATACGGGAACACTCTATCAATGA